A genomic segment from Micromonospora echinaurantiaca encodes:
- a CDS encoding cation:proton antiporter domain-containing protein, with protein sequence MDLLHLGYALVGVLAVLLAFWSEAIRRVPMSEPLLALSLGVLAGPVLGLIDLRNHDASGLMLEASRILLAISLMAVALRFQLSQYRAVIRPVAVLLAGGMAGMAVVSAGLAWLVLGLPLALALLLGACLTPTDPVLASSVVSGGPAERQLPARLRQFISAESGANDGLAFVFVVFALIAAAHRPAGGQIREAVWGVLGAVLVGVIIGYAAGRAVTSAEAREDVDQGSLLIFAVVLGVAALGVARLLHTDALLAVFVTGLAYNGVIGNESRASEQKLDDALTRYLVLPLFFLLGVEVPWRDWLDLGWLAGVFAVAVLLLRRLPVLVAFKPALGLPWRDVLFLGWFGPIGVSALFYLTYSHANGARDPRLWAAGSLVVALSTLVHGVTATLGRRWYAARSQASRV encoded by the coding sequence ATGGATCTGCTGCACCTCGGGTATGCCCTGGTTGGTGTCCTCGCGGTGCTGCTGGCCTTCTGGTCCGAGGCCATCCGCCGGGTACCGATGAGCGAACCGCTGCTCGCCCTTTCCCTCGGCGTTCTTGCCGGGCCCGTCCTCGGACTGATCGACCTGCGGAACCACGATGCGTCCGGGCTGATGCTGGAGGCCAGTCGGATTCTCCTGGCGATCTCGTTGATGGCGGTCGCGCTGCGGTTCCAGTTGTCGCAGTACCGGGCAGTGATCCGTCCGGTGGCTGTGCTGTTGGCCGGGGGCATGGCAGGCATGGCGGTGGTCAGCGCCGGCCTGGCGTGGTTGGTCCTCGGCCTGCCGTTGGCCCTGGCGCTGCTGCTCGGAGCGTGCCTGACGCCCACCGACCCGGTGCTGGCCTCCAGCGTCGTGTCCGGCGGCCCGGCCGAGCGGCAGCTGCCTGCTCGGCTACGGCAGTTCATCAGTGCCGAGTCCGGCGCCAACGACGGACTCGCGTTCGTCTTCGTCGTCTTCGCGTTGATCGCCGCAGCGCACCGCCCGGCCGGCGGTCAGATTCGGGAAGCGGTGTGGGGAGTTCTCGGTGCCGTGCTGGTAGGCGTGATCATCGGCTACGCGGCGGGCCGGGCCGTCACGTCGGCCGAGGCGCGCGAGGACGTCGACCAGGGCTCCTTGTTGATCTTCGCTGTCGTGCTTGGTGTCGCGGCTCTAGGCGTGGCGCGATTGCTGCATACCGATGCCTTGCTTGCCGTGTTCGTCACCGGGCTGGCCTATAACGGGGTGATCGGAAACGAATCACGGGCCTCGGAGCAGAAGCTTGACGACGCGCTCACCCGATACCTGGTGCTGCCGCTCTTCTTTCTCCTGGGCGTCGAGGTGCCCTGGCGCGACTGGCTGGACCTGGGCTGGCTGGCGGGCGTCTTCGCGGTCGCGGTGCTGCTGCTGCGCCGGCTGCCGGTGCTGGTGGCGTTCAAGCCGGCCCTGGGTCTGCCGTGGCGGGACGTGCTGTTCCTGGGCTGGTTCGGTCCCATAGGTGTGTCCGCGTTGTTCTACCTCACCTACAGCCACGCAAACGGTGCCCGTGACCCGCGGCTCTGGGCGGCCGGCAGCCTGGTCGTTGCGTTGAGCACCCTCGTACACGGCGTCACGGCAACGCTGGGTCGCCGCTGGTACGCCGCACGGTCGCAGGCCTCCCGGGTCTGA
- a CDS encoding DUF2254 domain-containing protein → MLAATGLSVLELRLGLPVEGILPSGPAGARSLLSSIITAMISFTALVFSITVVALQLASSQYSPRVLRTFLQDRVIQATLGTFVATFLFAMVVLAALPADDNEQLPELSLAVSMALVLASTGVFIYYLHHITTIMRVSHIIAAIGAQTRRTIDRHVPERDEPAPVIVGEVVQVVPAPGPGFVTDVDLALLARLAREYHCVLAVVPSPGDFVVAGAPLLNVHPAPSRTPRPLPAERAVRGVTIGTERTPGQDIGFGFRQLTDIAERALSPALNDITTAVRAVQEAHELLRRLAMRPDPARVVRDADGTVRVRANHLAYDTYLAMIVDEVRATSTQPRIARLLEAVVTDLDTVALPAHRPAIRRRLPAP, encoded by the coding sequence ATGCTGGCGGCCACCGGGCTGTCCGTGCTGGAGTTGCGCCTGGGCCTCCCGGTTGAGGGAATCCTGCCCAGCGGGCCCGCCGGTGCCCGGTCACTGTTGTCGTCGATCATCACGGCAATGATCTCGTTCACCGCGCTGGTCTTCTCCATCACGGTCGTCGCGCTGCAGCTGGCCAGCAGCCAGTACTCCCCGCGGGTGCTGCGTACCTTCCTGCAGGACCGCGTCATCCAGGCGACCCTCGGCACGTTCGTCGCGACCTTCCTGTTCGCGATGGTGGTACTGGCCGCGCTGCCAGCCGACGACAACGAACAACTACCGGAACTCTCCCTCGCCGTGTCGATGGCACTCGTCCTCGCCAGCACCGGCGTCTTCATCTACTACCTGCACCACATCACCACGATCATGCGGGTATCCCACATCATCGCCGCGATCGGCGCACAGACCCGCCGCACGATCGACCGGCACGTGCCCGAACGCGACGAGCCGGCCCCAGTGATCGTCGGCGAGGTCGTACAGGTCGTGCCGGCTCCGGGGCCGGGGTTCGTCACCGACGTCGACCTCGCTCTGCTCGCCCGGTTGGCCCGCGAGTACCACTGCGTCTTGGCGGTCGTACCCAGCCCCGGCGACTTCGTGGTCGCCGGCGCACCGTTGCTGAACGTTCACCCGGCTCCCAGCCGCACGCCCCGCCCATTGCCGGCCGAGCGCGCCGTCCGAGGTGTGACCATCGGCACCGAGCGGACACCAGGTCAGGACATCGGGTTCGGGTTCCGGCAACTGACCGACATCGCCGAGCGAGCTCTTTCGCCCGCATTGAACGACATCACCACGGCGGTGCGGGCGGTGCAGGAGGCGCACGAGCTGCTCCGCCGGCTCGCGATGCGCCCCGATCCGGCCCGGGTCGTTCGCGACGCCGACGGCACCGTACGGGTCCGGGCGAACCACCTGGCGTACGACACCTACCTTGCGATGATCGTTGACGAAGTACGCGCAACCAGTACCCAGCCCCGGATCGCCCGGTTGCTGGAGGCCGTGGTCACCGACCTGGACACGGTCGCGCTGCCCGCTCACCGGCCCGCGATCCGGCGCCGGCTGCCGGCACCGTGA
- a CDS encoding mechanosensitive ion channel family protein, translating to METFLDAVWDTSSVTGRLVTTAVMIAVAVLFGIVAGRLAARKSADTHTRYYLRKAAHYVTVVVLLISLAVLWRPFAGRIGIVVGLVAAGLALAMQEVIGAFAGWISILTGRQYRVGDRIQMCGVRGDVLDITPLRTRILESGSSTDPESWIRGRQYTGRVVSLSNRFVFTAPVYNSSTVLDHLWEELTLPIPYDADWQLAERILHEEAESISSTAEARQAIAQMRHRYPVAEAEVDPRVFIRATPNWVELTARFVVPVRAARQVKDQVTRRVLGRLSEHGLRVASITQDITVRTRAPATSAPADEPDDRHT from the coding sequence GTGGAGACGTTCCTCGACGCGGTGTGGGACACCAGCAGTGTGACCGGCCGGCTGGTGACCACCGCCGTCATGATCGCGGTGGCGGTCCTGTTCGGGATCGTCGCCGGCCGGCTGGCCGCCCGTAAGTCGGCCGACACCCACACGCGCTACTACCTACGCAAGGCGGCGCACTACGTCACCGTCGTGGTCCTGCTGATTTCTCTCGCCGTGCTGTGGCGTCCGTTCGCCGGCCGGATAGGCATCGTCGTCGGTCTGGTCGCCGCCGGCCTGGCCCTGGCCATGCAGGAGGTCATCGGGGCGTTCGCCGGCTGGATAAGCATCCTGACCGGCCGCCAGTACCGCGTCGGCGACCGGATCCAGATGTGCGGGGTGCGCGGCGACGTCCTGGACATCACCCCGCTGCGGACCCGGATCTTGGAGAGCGGATCGTCGACCGACCCGGAATCCTGGATCCGCGGGAGGCAGTACACCGGCCGGGTGGTGTCACTGTCCAACCGGTTCGTCTTCACCGCTCCCGTCTACAACAGCAGCACCGTGCTGGACCATCTGTGGGAGGAACTCACTCTGCCGATCCCGTACGACGCCGACTGGCAGTTGGCCGAACGCATCCTGCACGAGGAAGCGGAGTCGATCTCATCCACCGCGGAGGCGCGGCAGGCCATCGCTCAGATGCGACACCGCTACCCGGTCGCCGAAGCGGAGGTCGACCCCCGCGTGTTCATCCGTGCCACGCCCAACTGGGTGGAACTCACCGCCCGCTTCGTCGTGCCCGTCCGGGCCGCCCGGCAGGTCAAGGACCAGGTCACCCGACGAGTCCTGGGCCGCCTCTCCGAGCATGGCCTCCGTGTCGCTTCCATCACCCAGGACATCACCGTCCGCACCCGAGCACCGGCGACGAGTGCGCCCGCAGACGAACCCGACGACCGCCACACCTGA
- the qcrC gene encoding cytochrome bc1 complex diheme cytochrome c subunit, whose protein sequence is MANYPFRSVAQPLSSQRPRPGRTRRRAGAAVRMLAALVLAGGAYTVFAPQARAQEEPGMSAAAREGEELFEVGCITCHGRSAGGVEGRGPSLINVGGASVEFQVGTGRMPLARQEAQAQRKPQLYTDEQVRQLAAYIDSLGVGPVVPDDVDALVEQADLARGGELFRINCSQCHAFGGGGGALSSGKYAPSLYPATDRIIYAAMLSGPQNMPVFGDSTLTPEQKADIIAYIQQVIQTDTDPGGFDLGRYGPSTEGLTAFLVGIVALVFASLWIAGKS, encoded by the coding sequence GTGGCGAACTACCCGTTTCGCAGCGTCGCCCAGCCGCTCAGCAGCCAACGCCCTCGCCCAGGCCGCACCCGTCGGCGAGCCGGTGCAGCCGTGCGGATGCTGGCGGCGCTGGTCCTGGCCGGTGGCGCGTACACGGTGTTCGCGCCGCAGGCGCGGGCGCAGGAGGAGCCGGGGATGAGTGCCGCCGCCCGGGAGGGCGAGGAGTTGTTCGAGGTCGGCTGCATCACGTGCCACGGGCGTAGCGCCGGCGGTGTGGAGGGGCGGGGGCCGAGTCTGATCAACGTCGGTGGCGCGTCGGTGGAGTTCCAGGTCGGCACTGGCCGGATGCCGCTGGCCCGGCAGGAGGCGCAGGCGCAGCGCAAGCCGCAGCTGTATACAGACGAGCAGGTGCGGCAGCTGGCGGCGTACATCGACTCGCTGGGGGTCGGCCCGGTCGTGCCGGACGACGTCGACGCGCTGGTCGAGCAGGCCGACCTGGCCCGTGGCGGGGAGCTGTTCCGGATCAACTGTTCGCAGTGCCACGCGTTCGGTGGTGGTGGCGGCGCCCTGTCATCCGGCAAGTACGCGCCGAGCCTCTACCCGGCCACCGACCGGATCATCTACGCCGCGATGCTGAGCGGCCCGCAGAACATGCCGGTGTTCGGTGACAGCACGCTGACCCCGGAGCAGAAGGCCGACATCATCGCCTACATCCAGCAGGTCATCCAGACGGACACCGACCCTGGCGGCTTCGATCTCGGGCGGTACGGCCCTTCCACCGAGGGTCTGACTGCCTTCCTGGTCGGCATCGTCGCGCTGGTCTTTGCCAGCCTGTGGATCGCGGGCAAGTCGTGA
- the qcrA gene encoding cytochrome bc1 complex Rieske iron-sulfur subunit gives MSEHGAQQSRGPVDVNDPSLSRFDVVREGARRDDIEIVHYEPQVVSGSRAERRLVRTVNALFLIAGVAATAFLAVYVWWPWRYRLLADIEEYYTPLLGVTMGVALLGIGFGILVWGKKLLPKEVSIQDRHEGAVSPDEQRITGQTMLYMADELGVKRRPLLGVSLLAGLVPVSAVVAAPLVGGLIRDPHTDREFFRTGFAPADDQGAVTRIRLVREDGRPVRPADLLPGGQVTVFPGIPHGISNRYADSVTLLIHLRTADALAARQNNRDAGKTDWMWGNYIAYSKICTHAGCPASLFEQQTNRLLCPCHQSQFLINNNAEPIFGPANRRLPQLPIEVDDEGFFVASSDYQEPIGPDFWERP, from the coding sequence GTGAGCGAGCACGGCGCGCAGCAGAGTCGCGGGCCGGTCGACGTCAACGACCCCTCGCTGTCCCGATTCGACGTCGTCCGAGAGGGCGCACGCCGCGACGACATCGAGATCGTCCACTACGAACCGCAGGTCGTCTCCGGCTCGCGGGCCGAGCGGCGGCTGGTGCGTACGGTCAACGCGCTGTTCTTGATCGCCGGCGTGGCCGCAACCGCCTTCCTGGCGGTCTACGTCTGGTGGCCGTGGCGGTACCGGCTGCTCGCCGACATCGAGGAGTACTACACGCCGCTGCTCGGGGTGACCATGGGCGTCGCGTTGCTGGGCATCGGATTCGGCATTCTGGTCTGGGGCAAGAAGTTACTACCCAAGGAAGTATCCATTCAGGATCGTCACGAGGGCGCCGTTTCCCCCGACGAGCAACGCATCACCGGGCAGACCATGCTCTACATGGCCGACGAACTCGGCGTCAAACGCCGCCCCCTGCTCGGGGTTTCCCTGCTCGCCGGCCTCGTCCCGGTCAGCGCGGTCGTCGCCGCACCGCTGGTCGGCGGTCTGATCCGCGACCCGCACACCGACCGGGAATTCTTCCGGACCGGCTTCGCGCCCGCCGACGACCAAGGCGCCGTCACCCGCATCCGGTTGGTACGCGAGGACGGGCGTCCGGTCCGGCCCGCCGATTTGCTGCCTGGGGGCCAGGTGACGGTCTTCCCCGGCATCCCGCACGGAATCAGCAACCGGTACGCCGACTCGGTCACCCTGCTCATCCATCTGCGGACCGCCGACGCCCTCGCCGCCCGGCAGAACAACCGAGACGCCGGCAAGACCGACTGGATGTGGGGCAACTACATCGCGTACTCCAAGATCTGCACCCACGCCGGCTGCCCCGCCAGCCTCTTCGAGCAGCAGACCAACCGGCTGCTCTGCCCCTGCCACCAGTCCCAGTTCCTCATCAACAACAACGCCGAACCCATCTTCGGGCCGGCCAACCGGCGCCTGCCCCAACTCCCCATCGAGGTCGACGACGAGGGCTTCTTCGTCGCATCCTCCGACTACCAGGAACCGATCGGCCCCGACTTCTGGGAACGCCCCTGA
- a CDS encoding hemerythrin domain-containing protein → MPTDAIDLLVEDHRKIRGLFQEFQDATSDTRKRGQVVSQIIEALTVHTYVENECMYPEARRLLPDLNETVLESYEEHHVADVLSFELAMMSPDDEHFEAKTMVLIEVVSHHIEEEEQKWFPKLRAGVSPEQLQDLGVRLAEMMKKAPRKPTAPRALKKAIDAVRA, encoded by the coding sequence ATGCCGACCGACGCCATCGACCTGCTCGTCGAGGACCACCGCAAGATCCGCGGGCTGTTCCAGGAATTCCAGGACGCGACTTCGGACACCCGTAAGCGGGGCCAAGTGGTCAGCCAGATCATCGAAGCGCTGACGGTGCACACCTATGTCGAGAATGAGTGCATGTACCCGGAGGCGCGCAGGCTCCTGCCCGACCTCAACGAAACGGTACTGGAATCGTATGAGGAGCATCATGTCGCCGATGTGCTCAGCTTTGAGCTCGCCATGATGAGTCCCGATGATGAGCATTTCGAGGCCAAGACGATGGTCCTCATCGAGGTGGTCAGCCACCACATCGAGGAGGAGGAACAGAAGTGGTTCCCCAAGCTGCGTGCAGGCGTCAGCCCTGAGCAGTTGCAGGATCTCGGCGTCCGTCTGGCCGAGATGATGAAGAAGGCGCCCCGCAAGCCGACCGCTCCCCGCGCACTGAAGAAGGCCATTGACGCGGTGCGGGCCTGA
- a CDS encoding nucleoside/nucleotide kinase family protein — MGQGTRDEMLGRLASAVRSITVTHPTRVAIDGPPAAGKTTLADELAVVLREQGRDVIRATIDDFLFPRAQRYPRGEYSAEGCYYDAHNYDALNRVLLDPLGPRGDRRFQPAVYDRTTDTPLSPPVTTAPADAVLVFDGVFLMRPELIDRWDLRIFVSTTLEKTVDRAVIREHRVSSRADVERRWRERYIPSQRLYLATVRPTRHANIIVHNDEPQQPAWETQTH, encoded by the coding sequence ATGGGCCAAGGCACCCGCGACGAGATGCTCGGCCGCCTGGCTTCGGCAGTCCGGTCCATCACAGTCACACACCCGACGCGGGTTGCCATCGACGGACCGCCCGCCGCCGGCAAGACCACCCTCGCCGACGAGCTGGCCGTCGTCTTGCGTGAACAGGGCCGCGACGTCATCCGCGCGACGATCGACGATTTCCTCTTCCCGCGGGCGCAGCGCTACCCGCGCGGCGAGTACTCGGCCGAAGGCTGCTACTACGACGCCCACAACTACGACGCGCTGAACCGGGTTCTGCTCGACCCGCTCGGCCCGCGCGGAGATCGACGCTTCCAACCCGCGGTCTACGACCGCACCACGGATACCCCGTTGTCCCCGCCGGTCACGACTGCCCCCGCCGACGCCGTGCTGGTCTTCGACGGCGTCTTCCTCATGCGCCCGGAACTGATCGATCGGTGGGACTTGCGCATCTTCGTGTCGACCACGCTCGAGAAGACCGTGGATCGTGCAGTGATCCGAGAGCACCGGGTGTCATCTCGGGCCGACGTCGAACGGCGCTGGCGCGAGCGTTACATCCCCTCCCAACGGCTCTACCTCGCCACGGTCCGCCCAACCCGGCACGCCAACATCATCGTGCACAACGACGAACCCCAGCAGCCGGCCTGGGAAACCCAAACCCACTGA